The genomic stretch TTTCTCCGTCGGCAAATCTGATGATAGTTCTATCTCCAAGTTTGATACCGAGCTTTTCAGCTATTTTTGCAGCTAATTTTGAACTTGAAGTTCCAGCATAAACTTTAATTTCATGATTATTATACATTTTGAAATCCCACACTTTCTTCTATTTTTTATTCATTCCAATTTTATTAACTTGTTTTGCTCTTCCAAATGCTATACTATCATCTGGAATATCTTTTGTAATTACTGAACCAGCAGCAGTTAAAACATTTTCTCCTATTTCTACTGGTGATACTATAATACTATTACTTCCTATAAAGCAATCTTTACCTATAGTTGTTTTATGTTTTTTAATTCCATCATAATTACATGTAATAGTTCCAGCCCCTATATTTGTATTTTCTCCAACTTCGCTATCACCAATATATGTTAAATGTCCACATTTAACACCTTTATGTAATGTAGATTTTTTAATTTCAACAAAATTTCCTACTTTTGATTTTTCTTTTAATATGCTATTTGGTCTAATGTGTGCAAATGGTCCTATGCTAACATTATCTTCTATATTAGATAGTTCTACTACACTATTATCTATAGTAACATTGTTACCTATAATTGATTTTTCTATTCTAGTTCCAGAATAAATAGTACAATTACTTCCTATTCTAGTACCTTTTTCTATATATACATTAGGATAAATTACACTATCTTGCCCTATAATTACATCTTCTTCTATATATGTATTTTTAGGGTCTATAAGTATAACTCCGTCATTCATAAGTTCTTCATTTTTTCTTTCTCTTAATATTTTAGAAACTTCTGCAAGTTGAGATTTAGAATTAACACCTAACATTTCTTTTTCATCTTCAAGAACTAAACTATCTACTTTTAAATTTTCTGTGTTTAATAATTTTACTGCATCTGTTAGATAGTATTCTCCTTTTTTATTATCATTATTAAATTTATCTAATATAGATAATAAGGAATTTCTTTTAAATAAATACACTCCTGCATTAATTTCTTTAATATTTTTTTGTTCTATAGTTGTATCTACTTCTTCTATTATGTCAGTAACTTTTCCGTTTTCCTTGATTATTCTACCATAACCTAAAGGATTGTTGACGACACAAGAAAGAATTAGACAATCTAATGAATTTTTTTCAAATTTTTCTTTCATTCTATTAATTGTTTCTACAGTCAATAAAGGTCCATCTCCATTGCAAATTAAAACATCATCATTATTTTCTAATATTTTATCTTTTGCAATAATTACTGCATGTCCAGTACCTAATTG from Streptobacillus ratti encodes the following:
- the glmU gene encoding bifunctional UDP-N-acetylglucosamine diphosphorylase/glucosamine-1-phosphate N-acetyltransferase GlmU, whose amino-acid sequence is MISIILAAGKGTRMKSNISKLMHKVNGQPMIVKLVDTLNKSGISKNILVLGYLKEQILEVLDSEYVTQDKQLGTGHAVIIAKDKILENNDDVLICNGDGPLLTVETINRMKEKFEKNSLDCLILSCVVNNPLGYGRIIKENGKVTDIIEEVDTTIEQKNIKEINAGVYLFKRNSLLSILDKFNNDNKKGEYYLTDAVKLLNTENLKVDSLVLEDEKEMLGVNSKSQLAEVSKILRERKNEELMNDGVILIDPKNTYIEEDVIIGQDSVIYPNVYIEKGTRIGSNCTIYSGTRIEKSIIGNNVTIDNSVVELSNIEDNVSIGPFAHIRPNSILKEKSKVGNFVEIKKSTLHKGVKCGHLTYIGDSEVGENTNIGAGTITCNYDGIKKHKTTIGKDCFIGSNSIIVSPVEIGENVLTAAGSVITKDIPDDSIAFGRAKQVNKIGMNKK